ATTAACTCTGTCACCCCGGACTTTGCATGCCTGCTTTTAAGTATGATGAATTTCTGtcttggaatggaaaaaaaaatacagaagtcaCCTTAAGTCTTACAGTGCAACAATTTTAATAATCCACACTAAAATATGCTGTCAGTTTTGTAGTTCCATTTTTGAAGCAATACTGCCTCACTTTGAAATGCTTCTACTTActgcttcttccctccccaccccttcacTTAAGGTGTAAGTCTATGGAAGTATCCCTGAAATGCATTTCTCAGGCATTAAAAACAGCACTGAGATCTGATGTTCACGAGAAAGTCTTCAGAATCTTCAATAAGAGCAGCCTTCCTCATTTGAGGGCTGAAGAGTTCAAGTTCAGCTACTTTCTCTGAAAGAAGGCCCCCTCAATCACTCTCACTCCCATAGATGACAAGAACAAAGGCAAATGCCCCAAAACAgcttcttggaaaaaataataattatgccaACTTCCTCAGAGGCATGTATCTTCTCTTACaacaaataaatacttaatgCATCTTTGAGTCATGAAATATTGAGAACTCAATTGACACTtcaatttccagaaaaataaaatcttggagGCCTCGTGTGAATATTATGAATATGGTGAGGTGAGACACCAAATAGGGGGCTGGGTCAGAATTCTCAGGTATGGAACTGGGTTCTGGGGTTATTGTGGGAAAAGAGACAAGCCTTAGAGTGCTCACTCCAGCTATTGCTTGTCCTCCTGGGCATCATCAGGGAAGTCCGCCTCCTCTGGGGACCTGTCTCCCTCTGGAAGCAGCGCGGCACACACTTTCCTCTTCTCCTTAAAGCGGCCAGATCTCGAGATCTTCAAATTGCGGCGGCTGTTGCCAGGCTTCTCCCCACACAATTTGTTTGGCTTGGGGGACTCGCTGGCGCCCGCAAGGACATTGGGGTGCTGGTTCTCTCGGGAGCCGCTAGTCCATTCTGGGCTGGGAGGGTTGGGCTCCTCGGGGTCTGGCTGGGCCAGAGGCTGCGCCCCCACCGTGGcttccttgcttttcttcttgCTGTTGGTTAGCGATTTCCACCAGGGCCCAGAGCTGCTCATGCCACCGTTGTTGGCCATGGTCCGCCAGCCGGGGACTGGGGCGTCCCACGTGGGGAAGGGCTTCAACTGCATCGACCCTCACTCCCGATGGTCTCTCCCCACCTCTTTTCCAGGCTTCTATGTGGGCTGTGGGATGGGAGCCAAGGCAATCCCTATACTGGGGAAGAAAACACAACATGGGCTCTCATGCTCTCTTTCCAGTGTCGAAGAGCCATTCCATCCCTGCATGATcatctcccaaaggccctaccCCCAGATACCACTGTGTTGtggattaggtttcaacatatggatttgggTGAACGTAGCAGTGTccttctcagtttcttcctctgctcACTCTCGTATTCAGTGTGTCTCAAAAGCCATCAGTGGTATGTCCTAACTGTCTCTTGTTTCCACCCACAATCAGCCATGTGCACTGTTCTCCGTAATTTAAACTGTCATCATTTCCCAATCAGAACTGCAAAAGCAACCTAAGTGGACACCCTCTATCCACTCCTGCCCTGCTTTAGCCTATACCCAGAGCGTTCACTGGACAACTTCTTCCCTGATTGCAACTTAGAATAGTGTCCTCCTGTGCTTGGGATGAACAACTGGCATGACCCACCAGGCCCACATGATGTCATTCTGCATGGTCTACACACTAtaataataagaattatttttactattttggctaccaggattgaactcaggggcactcaaccactgagccacatcctcagctctaatttatattttatttagagacaaggtctgagttacttagtgcctcactgttgccgaggttggttttgaacctgagatcctcctgcctcagcctcccgagcctctgggattacaggaatgagcTCCTGGACCTGGCTACACAACCTAATTCATTAGTTCCACCTCATTCCTCTTGGTTCCACCAATCTCTGCCCCTCAGCCACATCCAACTCTGTTACCCTCaatgaaatcttttttatttttttccactctctGCACCCCCAACCAAGCTATGTTATATTTTCATggtataattattaaattaagatTGTTTTATCCGATTAGTGGtttgcttttattctattttcactcTTAGGTCTTCTCACTTCTCATACTTTCTATCTGGTGACATGTCTCTCTGAAATACAGcctttatattttccttgagTAAGACCCTGCTGGTAGTAAGTTCTTGATGCTTTGTCTGACATTTTGTCCCAATTCTGGCAAGATATCTTTGTGTGTATAGAATTTtaggttggcagttattttctttcattcctttcagTATATATTATTCCACTATTTTCTAGTTATTCTCTTTCTGTTGAGATGTTAACTGTCAACCTGTCCTCTCTTTAGAAGgtaatttgtctttaaaaatcaaaacaaaacaaaactctgtttctatttagatttatctttttttgccTTGGGTTTTCTTCGGTATCACCGTGATATGTGTCCATgtgggtttctttttatttttagagtgttTGGGATTGTTGCTTTTAGAAAAAATTCAGTCACTATCTTCTCAAATATTATCTATGCCTCagtctctcttctttctggaatTGCAATTAAACATTTGATGCACTTTCTTAGTGTGCCCTACCAAGCTTCTTAACTTACCTTATATTTCCCAGTTTTTACCCAGTATGATTAATTctaggtaatttctttttttttcattgaagtgTTTATAACTGTAAAAAGTTGTCAGTAGTCAAAATGTCCAATGGacgattaaataaattatgattcaGTCATACAACAGAGTaacaaaccaataaaaatgatGCAGAAGACTATGCATAACCTGGGAAACAGGTTTACAAtatattgttaagtgaaaaaagcaagttACAAAACAGTATGCACAATATGagcccatttttataaaaatatacatatttagcAAAGTAAGAGGACAaatgatatttatcaaaatattaacatTGGTTATTTCAACACAGTAGGATGATTGTGGATTCTGCTTAACCaccctctcccttttttcctttttgaattttctataataaagattatttttcgAATGGGGGTAGGAGGCGAGGGAGTCACCGACTTCGGAGATGCTGCTCCCAAAGGTTCTTCCCAGCAAAGTGAACGTGTCTGCTCAGCCTGTATCTAGGAAACTGCTCTACCTCAGACACCTGGATGTCCCTCACATACAGTGTACACCCAAGCTTCCTTCTTGCAAGCTATCCAATAGCCACTTTTGAAATTACAATATAAAGACCCCTCCTATTAGTTAATATCAccaaaaagaataatgagaaaatacaaatcctcactttaaaaaagcaacaacTCAAGTACATGCTGCTAAATTATACAAAGTTAAATTATCTAAGTTTAGTTTATTGCAAAGATCAAGACAGCACATTGCTTCTACTTCATACCTTCACAGCACTCACTCCATTATGTTCACTCACTCGTGCAAAAGGTCTGTATGCACAATGGTGTCCAATATTTCTTGCTTCCCATGATAAAACAGGAAACctgatatttcaattaaaaaggtaaaatgaagacatttatcAACAGACTGTAAAATACTCTTCTGGAAGAGGACACTGTTAATACCTGAAgatacactttgaaaaaaaatcaaataccaaacAAAAGGGGCACCATTTCAGGAGTGCCAGGACCACATTAAACTGAAATGAATTCCAACATTCATAATaacataaatcaaaaacaaacctAGTGTTAAACAAAAGCTCCAGTAACTAAAACTACATTAACAGGCACAATGAACAGTGTAAACACTGTTAATGGGCACCAAGTTTAATAGGGCAGACAATATTTGCTTCTGCATTCACACTTAATTattcaattacatttaaaaaaattggtgctGCTTAAGCTATGAAtgctttttaccaaaaaaaaagaaaaaaataatttcaataaatacaGCAAGTGCTAAAAATCTAGCTAGGTTATCATGCAAGTTATTACATAGCTAAGACAAACTCAAATTTATAATAAAGGCAACTTGCATTCAAAATGAACTCTactcttatattttattaaaacggCAAACATCATGAATTAACCCAGCTGCTTACTTGAATTACAAAAGTAACATGAttcaatatgaaaataagaaactgtCTACAAATCTCTGACAGTAATAAATTGCAATATATAATGCATACAGGCATCATACAGAGCAACAAAATCttgtacaaaacaaaaatattttaatacctttaaaaTCCAAGTTTGTCTCTAAAATCATTCATGAAAAAGATTCTCATCAAGTCAGAATTAACACCTCAATTAGTCAAGCATCAAGAAGCTACATTACAGCTACTTAATATACAAAGAGACAGCGCTTCACCAGTCATTTCCTCTCATGTCTCTGTTCCCAAATCGTACACGCTCACTTCTCTCTACTCCCCATTCCGTCATTTCTTCAGATCATGAAAACTGAATTTGTTGAACACCAGAAATCTGTTGATAGGACGTTGTGTAAACCATAACATTTTGTTGTTGACCATCTGCAGTTATTAAGCCAGCTGGTTACTGGTTTCTAAATGCCTCCTCTGTAAGTTCTTCACTTAGTCCATCTGTAGCTGTGACTGCCCCACCaattcccttctctcctttcataGCTTCTCTGAATTTCTGAAGATATAATTTCAGAGGTTCTACATAACTGTCAAAGCCTAAGGTAGACATGGCAAAGAGAATATCCTCTCCATTGATTGTCTTCCTCTTCTCTTGATGGCATCTTTCACTTGCCTCTGATGTTATAAAGCTTATGAACTCACTCACACATTTCTGCACACATTCTTTGGCATCTTGAGACAGTACTGGGAGGTGGAGGATGTGAAAGTTCAGGtcctggtggcacatgcatgaGCTTGAATGGTGGACTGCTAATGAGTACAGCTCCCTCGGAGGGCACACTGACAGCTACCATCAACATTTCAGATGCCCACGTCCTTTGGCCCAACAGTTTCACATGTTGGTGTCTGCCCCAAAGAAGCACTTGGCAATTGGTACACATAGGAATTAGAGCACTTTGGTGATATAAAAGGAAATGTAGCCAGGCaccctggtgcacacctgtaaggcCAGGgccatgggaggctgagataggaggattgaaatttggaggtcagccttggcaacttagcaagatcctacattaaaatttaaagaaatagagagagaaagagagagaaaagaaaagggctgggagtgtgacccagtggtaaagcacccctgggttcaatccccagtacagaaaaaaagaagaaaatgtataataatatgaATAGCCACCATTCCAGGACTAGTTAAATAAGATTCTGCTCCATCCCTGCCAAGTAATACCATGAGGCAGTTACAGGAAATGAAGTAGATCTCTTGAGGGAAGAACaagaataaattacattttttaattgcaGCACAATGGGctagtatatacacacatgttcCCCAGCTCTGTCAGCTGCGGAGACCTAGAAACAATGACATCCCAGTACCAGTGACCACATCAAGCATTGGACCTTGGTTTCTAATACCATTCCCCAACAAGAGGGAACAAagctccttggagaaatgtctgaaACTGGACAGGGGCAGGGAAAGATAAGGCTGGACTATTTTGTGGTGCCAGAGGAGAAGGAAGCATTCACAAAAGTGGGGGGTGGGACATGTCAAAAGAACACAGGAGCTAACTCAAGAAAAGTTCTAGTAGTCAAAGCAGGAACAATTTGAGCAGAAAATAGATAATGATAGCACTggatatttattgattgattgattgcagaactggaattgaatccaggagcactcttcctctgagccacatccccagccctttttgttttgagacagggtctctctaagttgctgaggatctcactccattgctgaagctagcctctaacctgtgattctcctgcctcagcctcccacatcactgagattacaggtgtgtatcctGGCTCCCCAGCCTCAAGTAAACATCTCTTGATCCATACTGATGTAAATAattgaatgcataaataaatagagaagggTTAGCTTTCCCTTATAGTTAAggggaaaagggggaaataaaataTCACTGCTAAGATGTCACCTCAGCAATGAGTGGTGATCCAGCAACAGGTGCTATCATTCGTGGGtgaacatttgaagaaaaatgggGAGCAGTTAGTCTCAAAGTATTTTCCccaagatatttattatttcaaaaggaaaatatagtAACTTTATAGTGGATAAACCCTTTAGACATCAACTTAACTAAGTGATCAAGGTCAACACCACTAGTCATCAGACATGTTGATGACGTGAGCCTCTTATTATGGGGAGCTGAGAAGGAGCCAGCACCATTTATGTGGCATTGCCCAAACTGCAGAGCCTCCCTCTGATCTTGAGAAAACACAAGGAAACCCACAGTTCTACAAAACACCTGTTCCTCAGTGctgtcaaggtcatgaaagatGAGTATTGACTGAGGGACTGTCACCAATTGATCAGGGtcacaaaagagaaataacaatTAAATGCAGTGTGGGATCCAGGATGGGGTGATGGAACCAGGAAAGGATCTTagtagaaaaatgggaaattccaataagagctgttttgttttgttttaggtactggggatctaactcaggagtgctttcccattgagctacatccccagcccttttttatttttatttttatttttaaattttgagactgggtctcattaagttgctttgggccttgttaatttgctgagctgctgggattacagacatgcaccactgtacccagcttccAATAATAAGATGTGAAGTGCAGGTGACAGTACTGAACTAATAAGTTCTCAGGCTGGACCATTGTGTAGGGTTATGTAAGATGTGGATATTAGGGAAAGCTAGGTTATCTGttctatttttgcaacttttctgtaaatctaaaattagctcaaaataaaaggtttaaaaaGTTGCCACATCGAAAATTTAGGGCAGATACCTGGAAGGTCTCATGGGAAATTTCACTGCTCTGTCTGTCTTTGGATTTGAGATTGGGAGACCTCCTCGCCTCAGAGCATTAATGAACCCACAAAGATTTATTCCATCATTCTGGCCTATGGTTGGCCTAATGGCTTAACTTTAGGCCAGACAgacccccttcctcctctgcaatATGGAGCCCTGAGCCCTCCACCGGGCCTTGGGATTCTCATCCCTGTTGGCAGAGCCTGCGGGGTGAGGCTGAAGTATTCTGGGGAAGGCTTGGCAGGCGAGCGAGAGGGTGCTCCAGAGGGTGGGAGGTTCAGACAGTGGTTAGCTGCAGAGTGGGGCTTAGCAGAggt
This genomic interval from Urocitellus parryii isolate mUroPar1 unplaced genomic scaffold, mUroPar1.hap1 Scaffold_49, whole genome shotgun sequence contains the following:
- the LOC144252647 gene encoding proline-rich protein 15-like; amino-acid sequence: MANNGGMSSSGPWWKSLTNSKKKSKEATVGAQPLAQPDPEEPNPPSPEWTSGSRENQHPNVLAGASESPKPNKLCGEKPGNSRRNLKISRSGRFKEKRKVCAALLPEGDRSPEEADFPDDAQEDKQ